From Fusarium fujikuroi IMI 58289 draft genome, chromosome FFUJ_chr07, a single genomic window includes:
- a CDS encoding probable acyl-CoA dehydrogenase — protein sequence MATESSRMPSDPKLYLQANIPWSEPAWYRSGNSVYLNASHRKFRDNIRKYVDKHILPHSLEWEQKGEVPRSAALSYCKSGIPFEDVPERFRPEDVPNLAEIPQNELDAFHFLISTDEMARVEGGVSIALGGASTIGLPPVLHHGTQEQKSRWFPGLFSGCVNFCLGITEPGGGSDVANIQTTAEKSPDGKFYVVNGAKKWITGALWATHMTTAVRTGGQGAKGLTVLVIPLDSPGVCRRKIFNSGQNAGGSSFVDLEDVKVPVENRLGLENEGFGIIMKNFNKERFALAVGCNRKSRTCLAMAFAYALERKTFGKKLIENQVIGRKLAEIAHRIEAHWAWLEQIAFQVNSSSAGWQTPNIASQIALAKIQGGQTLELACREAQQVFGGAGYQKGGRGATVEQISRDLRMFVVGGGSEEILTDLAIRQEIGDFSKLAKL from the exons ATGGCGACTGAATCTTCGAGAATGCCATCTGATCCCAAGCTGTATCTACAAGCAAATATACCATGGAGCGAACCTGCATGGTACCGAAGTGGCAACTCGGTTTACTTGAATGCATCCCATCGCAAGTTCAGGGACAATATACGCAAATATGTCGATAAACACATACTTCCACATAGCTTGGAATGGGAACAAAAGGGCGAGGTTCCACGATCAGCTGCACTAAGCTACTGCAAATCTGGAATTCCTTTCGAGGACGTACCAGAACGGTTTCGACCTGAGGATGTCCCCAACCTAGCAGAAATCCCTCAAAACGAGTTAGATGCCTTTCATTTCCTTATTTCGACTGATGAAATGGCTCGTGTTGAAGGTGGAGTCTCTATCGCCCTTGGGGGCGCGTCTACAATTGGACTACCGCCGGTGCTCCATCATGGAACCCAAGAACAAAAGTCTCGTTGGTTTCCAGGACTGTTTTCGGGATGTGTGAATTTCTGCCTAGGCATTACGGAGCCCGGTGGTGGCTCAGACGTGGCTAATATTCAAACGACGGCTGAAAAGTCTCCAGACGGCAAGTTCTACGTTGTGAACGGTGCCAAGAAGTGGATTACAGGCGCTCTATGGGCAACTCACATGACTACTGCTGTAAGAACTGGCGGTCAAGGTGCCAAAGGCCTTACAGTCCTTGTAATCCCCCTCGACAGTCCAGGCGTATGTCGGAGAAAGATCTTCAATAGCGGACAAAATGCTGGAGGGTCTAGTTTTGTAGATCTCGAAGATGTCAAAGTTCCGGTTGAGAACAGACTCGGTTTAGAGAACGAGGGCTTTGGAATCATCATGAAGAATTTCAACAAGGAAAGGTTTGCACTTGCGGTTGGTTGCAATCGAAAGAGTCGTACATGTCTCGCCATGGCGTTTGCGTATGCGTTGGAGCGTAAGACCTTCGGGAAGAAGCTGATTGAGAATCAAGTCATAGGGCGCAAACTCGCTGAAATTGCCCATCGCATCGAAGCTCActgggcttggcttgagCAGATTGCATTCCAGGTCAATTCATCCAGTGCGGGATGGCAGACACCAAACATCGCAAGTCAGATAGCCTTGGCCAAGATCCAAGGCGGGCAGACGTTAGAACTGGCATGCAGGGAAGCACAGCAAGTCTTTGGAGGCGCAGGATATCAAAAGGGCGGCCGCGGGGCGACGGTGGAGCAAATCAGCCGCGACCTTCGAATGTTT GTTGTTGGCGGGGGCAGCGAGGAGATTCTTACAGATCTTGCTATCAGACAGGAGATAGGGGATTTCAGCAAACTGGcaaaactttaa
- a CDS encoding related to pisatin demethylase encodes MGLFSCMSEQRELLVYGLIGLFIINKLVVYSKLRQFGGPRWTGFSDWPHSWAMLQDRCHKLYEQANLKHGPIARVAPNILITSSPELWIQVNNKPGYKRSDWYYNACRIEYRRDNVFSQTDNQKHEQRRKQMAPGYSGRENPHLETSVDERVQEFVNLIRNKYLSSETQVIPMDLAQKVQYLTLDVISGIGFGKTFGMVKNDSDVDEYLKSSEEGLAIGNIALALGFSWLAHAPVIGKFIAPSPKDNNGFGKMIAACYRAVDERAANPTDQRSDMLASFIRHGISGDDLRSEALEQLIAGADTTSTGIRGALLYIMTNPRVYQKLQREVDDAILEGKAPGPGKGIITLTQAKQLPYLQAVIREALRLWPPAVNIFSRDTPPGGDTVTVNGESIFLPGGVSIGYSAYGMHHSKEVYGKDAKVFRPERWLRSDPDKLAAMLRTNELVFGHGRFQCLGRPVAHLELGKTIFEV; translated from the exons ATGGGACTCTTCAGCTGCATGTCTGAGCAACGAGAGCTGCTAGTTTACGGTCTTATAGGCctgttcatcatcaataAGCTAGTCGTATACTCCAAGCTTCGTCAGTTTGGTGGCCCTCGTTGGACTGGCTTCAGTGATTGGCCTCATAGTTGGGCGATGCTACAAGACCGTTGCCATAAGCTGTATGAGCAAGCCAATTTAAAGCATG GTCCCATTGCCCGAGTAGCACCAAATATCCTAATTACGTCTTCTCCCGAACTTTGGATCCAGGTCAACAACAAGCCTGGCTACAAGCGCTCTGACTGGTACTATAATGCGTGCCGCATCGAGTATCGGAGAGACAATGTCTTTAGCCAGACAGATAACCAAAAGCACGAGCAGCGAAGGAAACAGATGGCCCCAGGG TACTCTGGGAGAGAAAACCCACATCTTGAAACTTCCGTTGATGAGCGAGTTCAAGAATTTGTTAATCTCATCCGCAACAAGTATCTTTCATCGGAAACTCAAGTCATCCCAATGGACCTCGCTCAAAAGGTACAGTATTTGACGTTAGATGTCATCAGCGGTATCGGATTTGGGAAGACATTCGGCATGGTGAAGAATGACTCGGATGTTGACGAGTATCTTAAATCAAGTGAGGAGGGTCTAGCTATTGGCAATATTGCTCTTGCTCTGGGGTTTAGCTGGCTTGCCCATGCCCCCGTTATCGGAAAGTTTATTGCGCCATCACCAAAAGACAATAACGGGTTCGGGAAGATGATTGCGGCATGCTACCGTGCCGTTGACGAGCGTGCAGCTAACCCCACTGATCAAAGATCCGATATGCTAGCCTCCTTCATCCGTCACGGTATATCGGGAGATGACCTACGGTCAGAAGCTCTGGAGCAGCTTATTGCGGGCGCTGACACAACGTCGACTGGTATTCGTGGAGCCCTCTTGTACATCATGACCAATCCCCGAGTGTATCAGAAATTGCAACGAGAGGTCGACGATGCTATCCTAGAGGGCAAGGCCCCAGGTCCTGGCAAGGGCATCATTACCCTTACACAAGCTAAGCAACTTCCTTATCTCCAGGCCGTTATACGCGAGGCTTTGCGACTATGGCCACCCGCTGTCAATATCTTTTCCCGTGACACGCCCCCAGGTGGCGACACCGTCACCGTCAACGGTGAGAGTATATTCCTGCCGGGCGGTGTGTCTATCGGCTACTCGGCGTACGGGATGCACCATAGCAAAGAAGTGTACGGTAAAGACGCGAAGGTCTTCAGGCCCGAGCGGTGGCTCCGGTCTGATCCAGACAAGTTGGCCGCCATGCTCCGTACAAACGAATTGGTCTTTGGGCACGGCAGATTCCAGTGCTTGGGCAGACCCGTGGCTCATCTTGAGCTAGGAAAGACTATATTCGAGGTATAG
- a CDS encoding related to methyltransferase has protein sequence MSSPKSPKSDQCVTLVSMSPKSPQEALPTIDAGQHPTNTQIPYNEDDADDHDSTYDDDGSIASSTVSLSESIFNYRSLHGRTFQNSNTTEYWGPNDDRQNNGLDIAHHFMVMLKDDKLFDAPVTRPSRVLDVGTGTGIWAIDMAEEYPSAEITGTDISPIQPAWVPPNCQFHIEDAQLEWTYRPDSFDFVHIRALYGSISDWGELYRQAFRSLQPGGWIENMEINIHLYSDIPEVRDDPDHIFKRWAKVFWKATDMINRTLRIAMNGTQRKLMAEAGFVNVVEKTYQVPCGAWSSDRRLKTIGAYNLAFMDESLEGFALFMLREIMKWEYEEVQLFVMEMRKAVRDTKIRPYYLMTNVFGQKPEEYE, from the exons ATGTCCAGCCCTAAATCCCCTAAGAGCGACCAGTGTGTCACGCTAGTATCGATGTCACCTAAATCCCCACAAGAAGCGTTGCCTACGATCGATGCGGGGCAACACCCAACGAATACGCAGATCCCATAT AACGAAGACGATGCCGACGACCACGATTCTACATACGACGACGATGGAAG TATTGCATCGTCCACGGTCTCCCTCTCGGAAAGCATCTTCAACTACCGGAGCCTCCATGGCCGAACGTTTCAGAACTCGAACACGACGGAATATTGGGGTCCAAATGACGACAGACAGAACAATGGCCTGGATATAGCACACCATTTCATGGTTATGCTCAAGGACGACAAGTTATTCGATGCGCCTGTTACTCGACCTTCGAGGGTCTTGGACGTAGGTACTGGTACAGGTATATGGGCCATCGATATGGCGGAGGAGTATCCCTCAGCCGAAATCACTGGCACCGACATCAGCCCAATCCAGCCAGCTTGGGTGCCTCCAAACTGCCAGTTCCACATAGAAGACGCGCAGCTGGAGTGGACATATCGCCCCGATAGCTTCGACTTTGTACATATACGTGCTCTCTACGGTAGCATCAGTGATTGGGGCGAGCTGTATCGCCAGGCGTTCCGGTCATTGCAACCGGGCGGGTGGATTGAGAATATGGAGATCAATATCCACTTGTATAGCGACATTCCCGAGGTTAGAGATGATCCCGACCATATCTTCAAGCGCTGGGCAAAGGTATTCTGGAAGGCAACAGACATGATCAACAGGACACTTCGCATAGCCATGAACGGCACCCAGCGCAAACTCAtggctgaggctggcttTGTCAACGTTGTAGAAAAGACGTACCAAGTGCCATGTGGTGCCTGGAGTAGCGACCGAAGGCTGAAGACGATTGGCGCATACAACCTAGCATTTATGGATGAGAGTTTAGAAGGCTTTGCCTTGTTCATGCTACGCGAGATAATGAAATGGGAATACGAGGAGGTCCAACTGTTCGTCATGGAGATGCGCAAGGCTGTCCGAGACACCAAGATCCGGCCATACTATCTCAT GACTAACGTTTTCGGACAGAAGCCCGAGGAATACGAATAG